A genomic region of bacterium contains the following coding sequences:
- a CDS encoding GDP-mannose 4,6-dehydratase codes for MTGITGQDGSYLAELLLAKGYDVHGTIRRTSSSAVGRLAALLDGPGGPRIHLHHADLADAGRVVEVIRAVRPDELYHLAAQSEAGLSFEIPEYTADITALGMLRVLDALRAAGCATRVFHAASSEMFGAAASSPQNESTPFHPRTPYAVSKAFAYWTAVNYREAYGMFVCNGILYNHESPRRGENFFTRKVTRAVARIKAGLQKGLTLGDLSAQRDWGYAPEYVDAAWRMLQQPEPDDYVIATGETHSVEQFVDAAFAEAGLAWRDHVETAAQHVRPAQGENLVGDASKARDRLGWVAATRFHEIVRLMVEADCALVGVGAGRPAAPPQERYARG; via the coding sequence ATCACCGGGATCACCGGACAGGACGGATCGTATCTCGCGGAGCTCCTGCTCGCGAAGGGGTACGATGTCCACGGAACGATCCGCCGGACCAGTTCGTCCGCCGTCGGGCGCCTCGCCGCGCTGCTGGACGGCCCCGGCGGTCCGCGGATCCATCTTCACCACGCGGACCTCGCCGACGCGGGGCGTGTCGTCGAGGTGATTCGCGCCGTCCGGCCGGACGAGCTGTACCATCTCGCGGCGCAGAGTGAGGCCGGACTCAGCTTCGAGATTCCAGAATACACGGCGGACATCACCGCGCTGGGGATGCTGCGAGTGCTCGACGCGCTGCGGGCCGCCGGATGCGCCACCCGCGTCTTTCACGCCGCCAGCTCGGAGATGTTCGGGGCGGCGGCATCCTCTCCGCAGAACGAGAGCACGCCGTTTCATCCGCGGACGCCGTACGCGGTCTCGAAGGCGTTTGCGTACTGGACCGCGGTCAACTATCGTGAGGCGTACGGGATGTTCGTCTGCAACGGGATCCTCTACAACCACGAGTCGCCGCGGCGCGGCGAGAACTTCTTCACCCGCAAGGTCACCCGCGCCGTGGCTCGGATCAAGGCCGGATTGCAGAAAGGCCTGACGCTCGGGGACCTGTCGGCGCAGCGGGACTGGGGGTACGCACCCGAGTACGTCGACGCGGCGTGGCGCATGCTGCAGCAGCCGGAGCCGGATGACTATGTCATCGCCACGGGTGAGACGCACAGCGTCGAGCAATTCGTCGACGCGGCGTTCGCCGAAGCGGGTTTGGCATGGCGCGATCATGTCGAGACCGCGGCGCAGCACGTCCGGCCCGCGCAGGGAGAGAATCTTGTGGGCGATGCGTCCAAAGCCCGGGACCGGCTCGGGTGGGTCGCGGCGACGAGGTTCCACGAGATAGTACGGCTCATGGTCGAAGCCGATTGCGCGCTGGTGGGCGTCGGGGCCGGCCGGCCCGCCGCACCGCCGCAAGAGCGGTACGCGAGAGGATGA
- a CDS encoding NAD-dependent epimerase/dehydratase family protein — translation MSFWIGKRVLVTGGAGFIGSHLVERLVALGAAVTVPLRSADARRDHLAGVLDRVALPVADLGRWEECAAAVAGHDVVMNLAARVGGIQYNIDHPASIFRENMTIFMNVIEAARIAGVKRFLVVSSACVYPRECSVPTPEEEGFAGTPEPTNEGYGWSKRMEEFLGAAYARQYGLSVAIARPYNAYGPRDNFNPDSSHVIPALIRRIFAGENPLRVWGTGEQTRTFLYVTDFVEGLIAAAERYPEADAVNIGSTEEVTIRDLAHLIVELSGRRVAVEFDVSRPGGQPRRTCDTAKAERVLGFHAAVPLREGLRRTIEWYATQVSRHSPQVR, via the coding sequence ATGAGTTTCTGGATCGGTAAGCGCGTCCTCGTCACCGGCGGGGCGGGATTCATCGGCAGCCACCTCGTCGAGCGTCTCGTGGCGCTCGGCGCGGCGGTGACCGTGCCGCTGCGGTCGGCGGACGCGCGCCGTGACCATCTCGCCGGCGTGCTCGACCGGGTCGCGCTGCCCGTGGCCGATCTCGGCCGCTGGGAGGAGTGCGCCGCGGCCGTGGCCGGACACGACGTGGTGATGAACCTCGCGGCCCGCGTCGGCGGTATCCAGTACAACATCGACCATCCCGCATCGATTTTTCGCGAGAACATGACGATCTTCATGAACGTCATCGAGGCGGCCCGGATCGCCGGAGTGAAGCGTTTCCTGGTGGTCAGCTCCGCCTGCGTCTACCCGCGGGAGTGCTCCGTGCCGACGCCGGAGGAAGAGGGCTTCGCGGGGACGCCGGAGCCGACCAACGAGGGCTACGGCTGGTCCAAGCGCATGGAAGAATTCTTGGGCGCGGCGTACGCGCGTCAGTACGGACTGTCGGTCGCGATCGCGCGCCCGTACAACGCGTACGGACCGCGCGACAACTTCAACCCGGACTCATCGCACGTGATCCCCGCGCTGATCCGCCGGATCTTTGCGGGTGAAAACCCGCTGCGGGTGTGGGGGACCGGCGAGCAGACGCGGACGTTTCTCTACGTCACGGATTTCGTGGAAGGACTGATCGCGGCCGCGGAGCGCTATCCGGAGGCGGATGCGGTCAACATCGGGTCGACCGAAGAGGTCACGATCCGGGACCTCGCGCACCTCATCGTCGAGCTGTCGGGCCGGCGCGTCGCCGTGGAGTTCGACGTCTCGCGTCCCGGCGGGCAGCCGCGGCGGACGTGCGACACCGCCAAAGCGGAGCGCGTCCTCGGATTTCACGCCGCGGTGCCGCTCCGCGAGGGCCTGCGGCGCACGATCGAATGGTACGCGACGCAGGTGTCGCGTCACTCCCCGCAGGTACGTTGA
- a CDS encoding carbamoyltransferase C-terminal domain-containing protein: MHILGINAHHAGASACLIRDGELIAAAEEERFRRIKYWAGFPRLAIEYCLRAGGITAYDLDHVGISRDPSANLMKKVLFTLARRPSLGLIRERLANQLQVRRPDAALSETLGLDPRRLRAQFHNVEHHRAHMASAFFVSPFPRAAVLSVDGMGDFVSTMWGTGNDNRLDILGEINFPHSLGYVYTAVSQWLGFPQYGDEGKVMGLAPYGRPVFMDEFRRMLRVQADGTFELDLDFFVHHAAGASMTFDEGSPAIGTMYSPKMVETFGPPREPGAEITRRHQDIAASLQAMLEEAEFALVRRLQRETGAAALCMAGGVALNSAFNGKILPNTEFRDIFIQPAAGDAGTALGVCYYIYHHVLGRPRSYVMTHAYTGPEYANREIAEILASYQAAVESLDEDELVRRAARLVAEGNVVGWFQGRMEWGPRALGNRSIVADPRRADMKDVLNARIKRREPFRPFAPSVLLDAVGEYFDQTYPDPFMLKVYNVLPARRGDIPAVTHVDGTGRLQTVDRPANPLYWRLIKEFGEQTGVPVVLNTSFNENEPIVCTPREAIECFLRTRMDALVLGNHLVRK, encoded by the coding sequence ATGCACATTCTAGGCATCAACGCGCATCATGCCGGCGCTTCGGCCTGCCTGATCCGGGACGGCGAGCTCATCGCCGCCGCGGAGGAGGAGCGCTTCCGGCGCATCAAGTACTGGGCGGGATTCCCACGCCTCGCCATCGAGTACTGCCTCCGCGCGGGCGGGATCACCGCCTACGATCTCGACCACGTCGGGATCTCGCGCGATCCGAGCGCGAATCTGATGAAGAAGGTGCTGTTCACGCTCGCGCGCCGACCGAGCCTCGGACTGATCCGCGAGCGCCTGGCGAATCAGCTGCAGGTGCGCCGGCCCGACGCGGCGCTCAGCGAGACGCTCGGGCTGGATCCGCGGCGCCTACGGGCGCAGTTCCACAACGTCGAACATCACCGCGCCCACATGGCGAGCGCGTTTTTTGTCTCGCCGTTCCCCCGCGCCGCGGTATTGTCGGTCGACGGCATGGGCGATTTCGTCAGTACGATGTGGGGCACCGGAAACGACAACCGCCTCGACATTCTGGGCGAGATCAACTTTCCCCATTCGCTCGGCTACGTCTACACCGCCGTGTCGCAGTGGCTCGGGTTTCCGCAGTACGGCGACGAGGGGAAAGTCATGGGCCTCGCGCCATACGGCCGGCCGGTGTTCATGGACGAATTCCGGCGGATGCTGCGGGTGCAGGCCGACGGCACGTTCGAGCTCGACCTGGATTTCTTCGTCCACCATGCCGCGGGCGCGTCGATGACCTTCGACGAAGGCTCGCCGGCGATCGGCACGATGTACTCGCCGAAGATGGTCGAGACGTTCGGCCCGCCGCGCGAGCCCGGCGCGGAGATCACGCGAAGACACCAGGACATCGCCGCGTCGCTGCAGGCGATGCTCGAAGAGGCCGAGTTCGCGCTGGTCCGGCGTCTCCAGCGGGAGACCGGTGCGGCGGCGCTGTGCATGGCCGGGGGGGTCGCCCTCAACAGCGCCTTCAACGGGAAGATCCTGCCGAACACGGAGTTCCGCGACATCTTCATCCAACCGGCGGCCGGCGACGCGGGGACGGCCCTCGGCGTGTGCTACTACATCTACCATCATGTGCTGGGCCGGCCGCGATCGTACGTCATGACCCACGCCTACACCGGACCCGAGTACGCCAACCGGGAGATCGCGGAGATCCTGGCGTCGTACCAGGCGGCCGTCGAGTCCCTCGACGAGGACGAGCTCGTCCGCCGCGCGGCGCGGCTGGTGGCCGAGGGCAATGTGGTCGGCTGGTTTCAGGGGCGGATGGAGTGGGGCCCCCGCGCCCTCGGCAACCGCAGCATCGTCGCCGATCCCCGGCGCGCGGACATGAAGGACGTGCTGAACGCCCGCATCAAGCGCCGGGAACCGTTCCGGCCGTTCGCGCCGTCGGTGCTGCTGGACGCGGTGGGCGAATATTTTGACCAGACCTATCCGGACCCGTTCATGCTGAAAGTGTATAATGTGTTGCCGGCGCGGCGGGGGGATATCCCGGCGGTGACCCACGTCGACGGGACCGGCCGGCTGCAAACCGTGGACCGGCCGGCCAACCCGCTGTACTGGCGGCTCATCAAGGAGTTCGGCGAGCAGACCGGGGTGCCGGTCGTGTTGAACACGTCCTTCAACGAGAACGAGCCGATCGTGTGCACCCCCCGAGAGGCGATCGAGTGTTTTCTACGCACGCGCATGGACGCGCTCGTCCTCGGGAACCATCTCGTCCGTAAGTAA
- a CDS encoding methyltransferase domain-containing protein yields MDSWLREHLVCPRDHGALREEGDTLVCPAGHAYPCVGGIPVMLLSDVPPTHVAFHETLSRVGDAAAPGGRAATGRAAAGGVDPFVQDAVAGTCGNMYRRLVGRLTEYPIPDVRLPPGGGRVFLDVGCNWGRWCVSAARKGYRAVGVDPSLEAIEAARRVAHQLGAAAIYVVADARHLPFRAGSFDVAFSYSVLQHFDKGDARKALAEIGRVLGASGISIIQMPNAFGLRNLYHQARRGFRRTRAFEVRYWSPRELRRVFARAIGPTSLFADGYFSLNPQASDQELLPPPFRYVVYCSELIRHLSERLPWLVLGADSLYVRSRRREDGSA; encoded by the coding sequence ATGGATAGCTGGCTGCGCGAGCATCTCGTGTGCCCCCGCGACCACGGCGCGCTGCGCGAGGAAGGCGATACGCTCGTGTGTCCCGCGGGGCATGCCTATCCTTGTGTCGGCGGGATCCCCGTCATGCTGCTGTCCGACGTGCCGCCCACCCACGTGGCTTTTCACGAGACGCTGTCGCGTGTCGGCGATGCGGCCGCGCCGGGCGGGCGCGCCGCCACCGGCCGCGCCGCGGCCGGCGGCGTCGATCCATTCGTGCAGGACGCGGTCGCCGGCACGTGCGGAAACATGTACCGCCGGCTCGTGGGCCGGCTGACGGAGTATCCGATCCCCGACGTCCGGCTGCCGCCGGGCGGGGGGCGGGTCTTCCTGGACGTCGGCTGCAACTGGGGGCGTTGGTGCGTCAGCGCGGCGAGGAAAGGGTACCGCGCCGTCGGCGTCGATCCATCGCTGGAGGCGATCGAGGCCGCGCGCCGCGTCGCGCACCAATTGGGCGCGGCGGCGATCTACGTGGTCGCCGACGCGCGGCACCTGCCGTTCCGCGCGGGATCGTTCGACGTGGCATTTTCCTACAGCGTGCTCCAGCACTTCGACAAGGGCGACGCTCGGAAGGCGCTCGCTGAAATCGGGCGCGTGCTCGGCGCGTCGGGGATCTCGATCATCCAGATGCCGAACGCGTTCGGCCTCCGCAACCTGTACCATCAGGCGCGTCGAGGCTTCCGCCGCACGCGGGCCTTCGAGGTGAGGTATTGGAGCCCGCGCGAGCTCCGCCGCGTGTTCGCGCGCGCGATCGGTCCCACGTCGCTCTTCGCGGACGGCTACTTTTCGCTGAATCCGCAGGCCAGCGATCAAGAACTCCTGCCGCCCCCGTTTCGATACGTGGTATACTGCTCCGAGTTGATTCGCCATCTCAGTGAAAGGCTGCCCTGGCTGGTGTTGGGTGCGGATAGTCTTTACGTGAGATCTAGGCGTCGCGAGGACGGATCCGCGTGA
- a CDS encoding ABC transporter substrate-binding protein — protein MTTALNRIAGACAAATLLLSASGDAGTPGRAGLPPEIVVPLVTATLPLGLTNAQAGIVVASDGLIVTELRTVRSAHTLTVTLPGSSPLPARLVASDAGSDLALLKVAAPHLLPVPPFADSTPLQIGQSVRAYGYPFAESLGSRDLAEGEGTISRIAGPPVYAFFSDALVSPGFAGGPVLDTAGRVVGMMQVTAPGVRRTAWAKSNPGLLPVVERMRREPAGRAASPPSAAAVPPAPRLASRQITIAVNATLSGPSAAGGRAIRDGVQLAVEDLGAALRARGIGPSVIAADDRGDPAVAADNARRLAADPSVLLVVGHSLSGTSIAAAPVYDGAGLPMITPAGEVATLTDAGHGSVFRVIGRDDVQGVAAAQFVRVRLGGGSAYVVYEPSDYGLRTAAGFWWEGQRLGLRAQGLSAVDDTTLAQVVASIASAAPAVVYYGGEMAGAVPLLKRMREAGVRVPLIGADGLDTSEFAYLAGGAMLPAFYTVLDGPSGLYPGAGRFVERFRGRFGRPPEPFAALAFDAAGAGLQAIVAAGAGGAPDRAGVLAALHDPAFQYQGVTGMIRFTSNGDRVHSPVYVMEVRSPAWSRWRDNTVAAAFFP, from the coding sequence GTGACCACGGCGCTCAACAGAATTGCCGGCGCCTGTGCCGCCGCGACCCTGCTGCTGTCCGCCTCGGGTGATGCGGGGACGCCCGGCCGCGCGGGTCTGCCGCCCGAGATCGTCGTGCCCCTCGTCACCGCCACCCTTCCGCTCGGCTTGACCAACGCCCAGGCCGGCATCGTCGTCGCGTCCGACGGCCTGATCGTCACCGAGCTGCGCACGGTGCGCAGCGCGCACACCCTGACCGTGACGCTGCCCGGATCCTCGCCGCTTCCCGCCCGGCTGGTGGCGTCGGACGCGGGCAGCGATCTCGCCCTGCTCAAGGTCGCGGCCCCGCATCTCCTGCCGGTCCCGCCGTTTGCAGACTCGACGCCGCTCCAGATCGGACAGTCGGTGCGCGCCTACGGCTACCCGTTCGCGGAATCCCTCGGCTCGCGCGATCTCGCGGAGGGAGAAGGGACGATCAGCCGGATCGCGGGTCCCCCGGTGTACGCATTCTTCTCCGACGCCTTGGTCAGCCCGGGGTTTGCCGGCGGCCCGGTGCTCGACACCGCCGGCCGGGTCGTCGGGATGATGCAGGTGACCGCGCCGGGCGTCCGGCGCACCGCGTGGGCCAAGTCGAATCCGGGACTGCTCCCGGTCGTCGAGCGGATGCGCCGGGAACCGGCCGGCCGTGCCGCATCGCCGCCGTCCGCCGCCGCCGTTCCGCCCGCGCCCCGTCTCGCCTCGCGGCAGATTACCATCGCGGTGAACGCGACGCTATCCGGGCCGTCGGCCGCGGGCGGCCGTGCCATTCGTGACGGCGTGCAGCTTGCGGTTGAGGACCTCGGCGCCGCGCTTCGGGCGCGGGGCATCGGACCGTCGGTGATCGCGGCGGACGATCGAGGAGATCCCGCGGTCGCGGCGGACAACGCGCGGCGTCTCGCGGCCGATCCCTCCGTGCTGCTCGTCGTCGGCCACAGCCTCTCCGGCACGTCGATCGCGGCGGCGCCGGTCTACGACGGCGCCGGCCTCCCGATGATCACGCCCGCCGGCGAAGTGGCTACGCTGACGGACGCGGGACACGGGTCGGTGTTCCGCGTGATCGGCCGGGACGACGTCCAGGGGGTCGCCGCGGCGCAGTTTGTCCGCGTCCGGCTTGGCGGCGGGAGCGCGTACGTCGTGTACGAGCCGAGCGATTATGGACTGCGTACCGCCGCGGGATTCTGGTGGGAAGGGCAGCGCCTGGGGCTGCGCGCCCAGGGATTGAGCGCCGTAGACGACACGACGCTGGCCCAGGTCGTCGCCTCCATCGCCTCGGCGGCGCCCGCCGTCGTGTACTACGGGGGGGAAATGGCGGGCGCCGTGCCGCTTCTGAAGCGCATGCGCGAGGCGGGCGTGCGGGTGCCGCTGATCGGCGCCGACGGCCTCGACACGTCCGAGTTCGCCTACCTCGCGGGCGGCGCGATGCTGCCGGCCTTCTACACGGTTCTCGACGGTCCGTCTGGGCTCTATCCGGGTGCCGGCCGGTTCGTCGAGCGCTTCCGCGGCCGATTCGGGCGCCCCCCCGAACCGTTTGCGGCCCTTGCCTTTGACGCCGCCGGCGCGGGCCTCCAGGCGATTGTCGCCGCGGGAGCGGGCGGCGCGCCGGATCGCGCCGGCGTGCTCGCGGCGCTCCACGATCCGGCCTTTCAATATCAAGGTGTCACAGGGATGATCCGGTTCACTTCGAATGGGGACCGCGTGCACAGCCCGGTCTACGTGATGGAGGTCCGGAGCCCGGCGTGGTCGCGGTGGCGGGACAACACCGTGGCCGCCGCCTTCTTCCCATGA
- a CDS encoding O-antigen ligase family protein has protein sequence MERALARAEAAPTFPRISLPYVSLLVLLFAGAMLPWYTLRTMPLLTIGTAKINLVDGLAACAVLLAARPILRSVLVEREAPLLLLSGFILYMAVPLAIGLHDAGARATAVREARGLAFYALGLAFAAPRYRPADLRAFAAAYAGGTVVAVAAVFVHLRWLVALPGYTPDALLAPAGFTVQSFSWNEHVSPMPTIAVAAAAGYRIDYLDWSVPLVALLLAVAGALTASVRLKTAAWAAAALAAGWYLLVSGARSPQIVGLAAAAAIAVALGRRHAARRRVLAGIAIAVVLAGGLLVARPAGVLRGISGPLRTTVLRWGQAGGDDSLRLRVKEVAVSLPAFARHPIFGEGLGGVIPIREFAVEGITPRSIASGYGFLLVKTGLAGFALYLAVVVAVLRAAWLRIRSGRDNAVWPGARVGLVGIGALLALNLVHTVVDTPDGALAFSLFFGMIMAGAPARDVRVSRP, from the coding sequence ATGGAGCGCGCACTGGCCCGGGCGGAGGCGGCACCCACCTTCCCGCGGATTTCCCTGCCGTATGTGTCGCTCTTGGTTCTTTTGTTCGCCGGGGCTATGCTGCCCTGGTACACGCTGCGGACCATGCCGCTTCTCACGATCGGGACGGCGAAAATCAACCTCGTCGACGGCCTTGCCGCCTGCGCAGTGCTGCTCGCCGCGCGGCCTATCCTCCGGAGCGTCCTCGTCGAGCGGGAGGCGCCGCTCCTTCTCCTCAGCGGTTTCATCCTATATATGGCGGTGCCGCTGGCGATCGGCCTCCACGATGCCGGCGCACGGGCGACGGCCGTTCGCGAGGCCCGCGGCCTGGCATTTTACGCCCTTGGCCTCGCGTTCGCCGCGCCGCGTTATCGCCCCGCCGACCTCCGCGCGTTCGCCGCCGCCTACGCCGGCGGCACGGTCGTGGCGGTGGCGGCGGTGTTCGTGCACCTCCGCTGGCTGGTGGCCCTCCCCGGGTACACGCCGGATGCGCTGCTGGCGCCGGCCGGGTTCACCGTCCAGTCGTTCAGCTGGAACGAGCATGTCTCGCCGATGCCGACGATCGCGGTGGCCGCCGCGGCCGGGTATCGGATCGACTATCTCGACTGGTCCGTGCCGCTGGTCGCGCTGCTGCTGGCCGTGGCCGGCGCGCTGACCGCGTCCGTACGCCTCAAGACGGCGGCGTGGGCGGCCGCGGCCCTGGCCGCCGGCTGGTATCTGCTTGTCTCCGGCGCGCGCTCACCTCAAATCGTCGGTTTGGCGGCGGCCGCCGCGATCGCGGTCGCCCTGGGACGCCGGCACGCCGCGCGCCGGCGGGTCCTCGCCGGCATCGCGATCGCGGTGGTGCTGGCCGGCGGGCTGTTGGTCGCGCGGCCCGCGGGGGTCCTGCGGGGTATCAGCGGTCCGCTGCGGACCACCGTGCTGCGGTGGGGCCAGGCGGGCGGGGACGACTCGCTTCGCCTCCGGGTGAAGGAAGTGGCCGTCAGCCTTCCGGCGTTCGCCCGCCACCCGATTTTCGGCGAGGGTCTCGGCGGCGTGATTCCGATTCGCGAGTTCGCCGTTGAGGGCATCACGCCGCGCTCGATCGCGTCGGGGTACGGGTTTCTGCTGGTCAAGACCGGCCTTGCGGGGTTCGCGCTCTATCTGGCGGTGGTCGTCGCCGTGCTCCGCGCCGCCTGGCTGCGGATTCGCAGCGGCCGGGACAACGCGGTGTGGCCCGGCGCCCGGGTCGGGCTCGTCGGGATCGGCGCGCTCCTCGCGCTCAACCTGGTGCACACAGTCGTGGACACGCCGGACGGCGCCCTCGCGTTCAGTCTCTTCTTCGGCATGATCATGGCCGGCGCGCCCGCGCGCGACGTCCGCGTGTCCAGGCCATGA
- a CDS encoding glycosyltransferase family 4 protein, protein MKILMLTPHYPPEIRSVSLLMSELAEDLAAQGHAVTVITPYPPEHMDEARGAPPPAREEARGVRVFRVRVLPFVKVAPAIRAVTHFTLAGSMAAAGLRAGRHDVILAYSPPLTVGLACDVLKRAWRAPFVFNVQDLYPQALVDLGLVRNPVVLRVLEWLERHAYRHARAITVHSAGNRDALVARGIAPAKVTVIPNWIDTTAVVPGDRNNGYRAELGLGARFVVLFAGVMGYAQDMAIMVEAAARLRDLGETDVTFLLAGDGVRRSEAEALVRARNLDTVRFLPFQPFDRYPQLVSAADCCLVTLQPTVATPVVPSKIAGILAAGRPVLGALPAGDARTLIEQSGGGLCVPPGDAAGLAEAIRRLIRDPALGASLGTAGRRYVEAHLSRTTAAQAYTRLLTTVVGREGTDS, encoded by the coding sequence ATGAAAATCCTCATGCTCACCCCGCACTATCCGCCGGAGATCCGGAGCGTGTCGCTTTTGATGTCGGAGCTCGCGGAGGATTTGGCGGCGCAGGGCCACGCCGTGACCGTGATCACGCCGTACCCGCCCGAGCACATGGACGAGGCGCGCGGGGCGCCGCCGCCGGCGCGCGAAGAGGCCCGCGGCGTCCGGGTCTTCCGCGTGCGCGTGCTGCCGTTTGTCAAAGTTGCGCCGGCGATCCGGGCCGTCACGCACTTCACGCTCGCCGGCTCGATGGCCGCGGCGGGCCTGCGGGCCGGCCGGCACGACGTGATCCTCGCCTATTCCCCGCCGCTGACCGTGGGGCTGGCCTGCGACGTGCTGAAGCGCGCCTGGCGCGCCCCGTTCGTGTTCAACGTCCAGGATCTCTATCCGCAGGCGCTCGTGGATCTCGGGCTCGTGCGCAACCCGGTCGTGCTGCGCGTGCTCGAGTGGCTGGAGCGCCACGCGTACCGTCACGCGCGCGCGATCACCGTCCACTCCGCCGGCAACCGCGACGCGTTGGTCGCCCGCGGGATCGCGCCCGCCAAAGTCACCGTCATTCCCAACTGGATCGATACGACGGCCGTCGTGCCCGGCGACCGGAACAACGGCTACCGGGCCGAATTGGGACTTGGCGCCCGGTTTGTGGTCTTATTTGCAGGCGTAATGGGGTATGCACAAGATATGGCCATCATGGTCGAGGCGGCCGCCCGGCTCCGCGATCTCGGCGAGACGGACGTCACGTTCCTGCTGGCCGGCGATGGCGTGCGACGGAGCGAGGCGGAGGCGCTCGTGCGCGCCCGCAACCTCGACACGGTCCGGTTCCTCCCGTTTCAGCCGTTCGACCGTTACCCGCAGCTGGTCAGCGCGGCGGACTGCTGTCTGGTCACCCTGCAGCCCACCGTGGCGACGCCTGTGGTACCATCCAAGATCGCGGGGATCCTCGCGGCCGGCCGGCCGGTCTTGGGGGCGCTGCCGGCGGGCGACGCGCGGACGCTGATCGAGCAGTCGGGCGGGGGACTGTGCGTGCCGCCGGGAGACGCGGCCGGGCTGGCCGAGGCGATCCGGCGGCTCATCCGCGATCCTGCGCTGGGGGCCTCGCTCGGAACCGCGGGCCGGCGGTACGTGGAGGCGCACTTGTCCCGGACGACGGCCGCGCAGGCGTACACCCGGCTCCTGACCACGGTCGTGGGCCGCGAGGGCACCGATTCGTAG
- a CDS encoding sugar transferase → MAVSTSSGLEEQVAATPTLSLNGEAAGRLSLNGHVPPAAAVPGYPLRRPVEVMLASLGISVIIPAAFLIAALIWLDDRGPVFVRQTRVGRGGRLFHLFKFRTMREPEAHDVPRQATTCDGRITRVGRLLRATALDEVPQLLNILRGEMSFVGPRALLPKEVEVDPKSRYHHIEEVPNYHVRTSVCPGLTGLAQVYARRDISRQKKFKYDALYVRRISPWLDMKLFATSVVISLTGRWPRRGRSVRRRGAG, encoded by the coding sequence ATGGCCGTAAGCACCTCTTCTGGGCTCGAGGAGCAGGTCGCCGCAACACCCACGTTGTCGCTCAACGGCGAGGCCGCCGGCCGGCTCTCGCTGAACGGCCATGTTCCGCCGGCGGCGGCGGTGCCGGGATATCCGCTCCGGCGCCCCGTCGAGGTGATGCTCGCGTCTCTAGGCATCTCGGTGATCATCCCGGCCGCGTTTCTGATCGCGGCGCTGATCTGGCTGGACGATCGCGGCCCGGTGTTTGTGCGGCAGACTCGAGTCGGTCGAGGCGGCCGGCTGTTCCATCTCTTCAAGTTCCGGACGATGCGGGAGCCCGAGGCGCATGACGTGCCGCGCCAGGCCACGACGTGCGACGGGCGCATCACCCGCGTCGGACGGCTGCTGCGGGCGACGGCCCTCGATGAGGTCCCGCAGCTGCTCAACATCCTCCGGGGGGAGATGAGCTTCGTCGGGCCGCGCGCGCTGCTGCCCAAGGAAGTCGAAGTCGATCCCAAGTCGCGCTACCATCACATCGAGGAAGTCCCGAACTACCACGTGCGGACCTCGGTGTGTCCGGGTCTCACCGGGCTGGCGCAAGTCTATGCGCGGCGGGACATCAGCCGGCAGAAGAAATTCAAGTACGACGCACTGTACGTGCGCCGGATCAGTCCGTGGCTGGACATGAAGCTGTTCGCCACGTCGGTCGTGATCAGCCTCACCGGGCGCTGGCCCCGGCGAGGCCGGTCGGTGCGGCGCAGGGGAGCGGGATGA